A DNA window from Bradyrhizobium sp. CCBAU 53421 contains the following coding sequences:
- a CDS encoding ABC transporter ATP-binding protein — MTLLKASRVVKQYGNFTALHDAALSVATNEFHGLIGPNGSGKSTFMKCLAGAELPTGGTISFLGEDISKAPPAERARGGMSLKFQVTSILPTLSLYQNVLLALQAKSSMIDLVFSRTRVSLRERVMQLLDEFQLADRAHDAASTLSHGQQQWLEIAMALAAEPRLLLLDEPTGGMSQEERRATGRLLEPIKDRCSIVIVEHDLEFIREICDRITVMDRGRVLDTGTVEEIQASAKVQEVYLRRV; from the coding sequence ATGACCCTGCTTAAGGCGTCTCGCGTTGTCAAACAGTACGGCAATTTTACCGCGCTGCATGACGCCGCTCTCTCAGTTGCTACCAACGAATTTCACGGATTGATCGGACCAAATGGGTCAGGCAAGAGCACTTTCATGAAGTGCCTTGCTGGTGCCGAGTTGCCGACCGGAGGCACCATCAGTTTTTTAGGTGAGGACATCAGCAAGGCGCCGCCGGCGGAAAGAGCCCGCGGCGGCATGAGCCTCAAGTTCCAGGTCACGAGCATTTTGCCGACGCTCTCGCTCTACCAGAACGTTCTGCTGGCGCTACAGGCGAAATCGTCGATGATTGACCTCGTCTTTTCGCGCACACGCGTGTCGCTGCGCGAACGAGTGATGCAACTTCTTGACGAATTTCAGCTCGCGGATCGTGCCCATGACGCGGCCTCTACATTGTCGCACGGGCAACAGCAATGGCTCGAGATCGCGATGGCGTTGGCGGCAGAGCCCCGACTGCTATTGCTCGATGAACCCACCGGCGGAATGAGTCAGGAGGAACGACGCGCGACCGGCAGGCTGCTCGAACCCATTAAAGACCGGTGCTCAATCGTGATCGTAGAACACGACCTCGAGTTTATTCGTGAGATCTGCGATCGGATTACGGTGATGGATCGGGGACGGGTACTTGATACCGGCACAGTGGAAGAGATCCAGG